From the Lolium rigidum isolate FL_2022 chromosome 2, APGP_CSIRO_Lrig_0.1, whole genome shotgun sequence genome, one window contains:
- the LOC124688084 gene encoding E3 ubiquitin-protein ligase Os04g0590900-like: MAAMASPPPPPPPTALRPQPTWMPYEPTRDCSQGLCSMYCPQWCYFIFPPPPPVFDIAGSSGDGDDSSGPTFSPLVIAIIGVLASAFLLVSYYTIVSKYCGTFSSLRNRVFGSRAGGGGDGHGHGDSRGQQEPWDAAPSDGMDETLINKITVCKYRRGDGFVDSTDCSVCLGEFRDGESLRLLPKCSHAFHLPCIDTWLKSHSNCPLCRCNIAFVAAVGMVSPEPEDRRGNHEFVLTIDDYSSEAGQRREEPQTVPSSNGGGNQDPKDHPGRSEAANGVVEIREDGAAPPVPLRTPSSLSDTHREARMSIADVLEASMEDELTAARESGLLQPGSSTSRRCHGEHSKDGAPAKKLPLAGRSCFSGKSGGGRGKDSAPPM, from the coding sequence ATGGCGGCAATGGCcagtcctcctccacctcctcctcccacaGCTCTTCGGCCGCAGCCGACGTGGATGCCCTACGAGCCGACCAGGGACTGCTCCCAGGGCCTGTGCAGCATGTACTGCCCGCAGTGGTGCTACTTCATCttcccgcccccgccgccggtcTTCGACATCGCCGGCtccagcggcgacggcgacgactccTCCGGCCCCACCTTCTCGCCCCTCGTCATCGCCATCATCGGGGTGCTCGCCAGCGCCTTCCTCCTCGTCAGCTACTACACCATCGTCTCCAAGTACTGCGGCACCTTCAGCTCCCTGCGGAACAGGGTCTTCGGCTCCCGCGCGGGCGGCGGGGGcgacggccacggccacggcgacTCCAGGGGCCAGCAGGAGCCGTGGGACGCCGCGCCGTCCGACGGGATGGACGAGACGCTGATCAACAAGATCACCGTGTGCAAGTACAGGCGCGGCGACGGGTTCGTCGACAGCACCGACTGCTCCGTCTGCCTCGGCGAGTTCCGGGACGGCGAGAGCCTGCGGCTGCTGCCCAAGTGCAGCCATGCGTTCCACCTGCCCTGCATCGACACCTGGCTCAAGTCGCACTCCAACTGCCCGCTCTGCCGCTGCAACATCGccttcgtcgccgccgtcggcatGGTGTCGCCGGAGCCGGAGGACAGGAGGGGCAACCACGAGTTCGTTCTCACCATCGACGACTACTCCTCGGAGGCGGGGCAGAGGCGCGAAGAGCCACAGACCGTGCCgagcagcaacggcggcggcaATCAGGACCCGAAAGATCATCCAGGGAGATCCGAGGCGGCCAATGGCGTGGTTGAGATCAGAGAAGACGGCGCCGCGCCACCGGTCCCGCTCAggacgccgtcgtcgctgtccgATACGCACCGTGAAGCCCGGATGTCCATCGCCGACGTGCTGGAGGCCAGCATGGAGGACGAGCTGACGGCGGCCAGGGAGAGCGGCCTCCTGCAGCCAGGCTCCTCCACCTCGAGGCGGTGCCACGGCGAGCACAGCAAGGACGGCGCGCCGGCGAAGAAGCTGCCGCTGGCTGGGAGGTCTTGCTTCAGCGGCAAGAGTGGTGGCGGCAGAGGAAAGGATTCAGCCCCTCCGATGTGA